The following are encoded in a window of Paenibacillus polymyxa genomic DNA:
- a CDS encoding alpha/beta hydrolase family protein, translated as MRFFEMLLFFSSACLLALLFIINQRIRRPALLLTSGAGSIFLVIHLLVEGYRVQLLFLYGFTILMLMHSLIDVFITLKVVRTASRIRRVLGRLFIVIGLIATACFLYVFPVFDFPAPTGELKVGTQVFHFIDPSREETFGKTATGKRELMVQVWYPAQAGTDKYAPFIPDTQILRYMAADYGLPGFTFQHLKYVSSHAYSGAEVSSAQTSYPLILANPGNGSSRFLHTSQAENLASHGYIVAVIDHTYNTFATEFPDGRITTSTTNDLFSPAHDYQTSRGNRDKLGKVLTGDVAFALDQFELIQSGQFPSHLKGRIDLGHVGVFGHSIGGATAYDASYDPRIAVGIDLDGGLYRLRDREGLRKPFLFINSESYFEKLKMVMDNRVYTDAELNRMGSTREWEDQVTEDKKLELERMREAVDEGGQVLYIENTEHLNFADVQFISPIFEMLGITGKIAPERANSVINAYMLDFFDRYLKNQGGILMKGPDSRFPEVKFVTSLL; from the coding sequence GTGAGGTTTTTTGAAATGCTGCTATTCTTTTCAAGTGCTTGTTTGTTGGCACTCCTGTTCATTATCAATCAACGTATCCGAAGACCAGCTTTGCTCCTGACAAGCGGAGCAGGCTCCATTTTTTTAGTGATACATTTGCTTGTCGAAGGATACAGGGTTCAGCTTTTATTTTTATACGGATTTACGATCCTGATGCTTATGCATTCGCTTATAGACGTTTTCATAACGCTGAAAGTCGTTCGGACTGCCTCGCGAATCCGTAGGGTGCTGGGCCGTCTTTTTATCGTGATTGGGCTAATCGCAACGGCGTGCTTCCTCTATGTGTTTCCCGTATTCGACTTTCCGGCGCCAACCGGCGAGTTGAAGGTAGGCACGCAAGTCTTTCATTTCATCGATCCAAGCCGGGAGGAGACATTTGGAAAAACCGCGACAGGCAAAAGGGAATTGATGGTTCAGGTATGGTATCCGGCTCAAGCTGGCACCGACAAGTACGCTCCCTTTATTCCAGATACCCAGATTTTACGTTATATGGCCGCGGACTATGGCCTTCCCGGGTTTACTTTTCAACACCTGAAGTACGTATCCAGTCATGCTTATTCGGGGGCCGAAGTCTCTTCGGCACAGACTTCATACCCGCTGATCCTTGCGAATCCCGGCAATGGCTCTTCCAGGTTCCTCCACACGTCGCAAGCCGAAAATCTCGCGAGTCATGGATATATCGTGGCAGTGATCGACCACACCTACAATACATTTGCAACCGAGTTTCCGGACGGGCGAATCACGACCAGCACAACCAACGACTTATTCTCGCCCGCCCATGATTACCAGACGAGTAGAGGAAATCGTGACAAGTTGGGAAAAGTTTTAACCGGCGATGTGGCGTTTGCGCTGGACCAATTCGAGCTCATCCAATCGGGGCAGTTTCCAAGTCATCTAAAAGGGAGGATTGATCTCGGTCATGTCGGGGTGTTCGGTCATTCCATCGGCGGAGCGACGGCCTATGACGCTTCTTACGATCCGCGAATCGCGGTTGGAATAGACCTTGATGGAGGGCTTTATCGACTGCGTGACAGAGAGGGTCTGCGAAAGCCGTTTTTGTTCATCAACTCGGAAAGCTATTTCGAAAAATTAAAAATGGTGATGGATAACCGGGTCTACACGGATGCAGAGCTTAACCGTATGGGCTCAACAAGAGAGTGGGAGGATCAAGTAACGGAAGATAAAAAGTTGGAGCTTGAACGGATGCGCGAAGCGGTCGACGAAGGGGGACAAGTCCTCTATATCGAAAATACGGAGCATTTGAATTTTGCCGACGTACAGTTTATTTCTCCGATTTTCGAAATGCTGGGCATTACAGGAAAGATTGCACCCGAAAGAGCGAACTCCGTTATCAATGCCTATATGCTGGATTTCTTCGATAGGTATCTGAAAAATCAAGGCGGAATCTTAATGAAAGGACCGGATAGCCGCTTTCCGGAGGTGAAGTTCGTAACCTCGCTATTATAA
- a CDS encoding helix-turn-helix domain-containing protein yields the protein MSKKNEYNAIEKLAIIQELKAGQSSRVEVAKKHNISVTTLVKWRHRYELYGMGKRKL from the coding sequence TTGTCTAAGAAGAACGAATACAATGCGATTGAGAAACTAGCCATCATACAGGAGTTAAAAGCAGGACAGAGCAGCCGTGTGGAAGTAGCCAAAAAACATAACATCAGCGTTACCACCTTAGTGAAATGGCGACATCGCTATGAGTTGTACGGAATGGGGAAGCGAAAGCTATGA
- a CDS encoding sugar efflux transporter, producing the protein MLKRIQNLFVIPNYPLFMICMLLQGMAISISAPFLAVYFTSTLGVSVGTFGVFTAVTLICGIWISSLIAKRSDTGLDRKQILVICTLFNAIAFAGYLVIQNFYVLFVYMTIFTAIGAPGMPQLFASAREAVDRSKSADHAFANSTLRSMFSLGFITGPLFGSFLIAHTGFKGIFMGTTSIFVLIAVLLFFFIQQPPAQLKHKNQLSLHNITLHKNIEILIPFSVLTLLYTSHWMNNLNISLFIIYNLKGDTSDVALVSSICAILEIPLMLMLGVLAAKYSNRLLVFLGALTGVVYYILVLMSTEMWQLFVGQLLLAFFVAVISAIGISYMQDLLPSLPGYASTLYSNATTIGRLVGSLMGGLTAQWMGYRNTYWVCLALIICSLGLLAISKKLEFEKSAALKERNHSI; encoded by the coding sequence ATGCTAAAGCGTATTCAGAATCTTTTTGTTATCCCTAACTACCCATTGTTCATGATCTGCATGTTATTGCAAGGCATGGCTATATCCATCAGCGCACCTTTTTTAGCTGTATATTTTACAAGTACACTTGGCGTATCTGTGGGAACCTTTGGTGTGTTTACAGCGGTGACTTTGATTTGTGGAATATGGATAAGCTCTCTGATTGCCAAACGTTCTGATACCGGATTAGATCGTAAACAAATTTTGGTGATTTGTACGTTATTTAATGCCATAGCCTTTGCAGGATATCTTGTAATCCAAAATTTTTATGTACTTTTTGTTTATATGACGATCTTTACGGCCATTGGTGCTCCTGGGATGCCGCAGTTATTTGCCAGTGCACGTGAAGCAGTAGATCGCAGTAAATCTGCGGATCACGCCTTTGCTAATTCAACACTTCGGTCTATGTTTTCTCTCGGATTTATTACCGGGCCGCTTTTTGGTTCCTTTTTGATTGCACATACGGGCTTTAAAGGTATCTTTATGGGGACGACCTCTATTTTTGTTCTTATTGCTGTTCTTTTATTCTTTTTTATCCAGCAGCCTCCCGCTCAGCTTAAACATAAGAATCAACTTTCACTTCATAACATTACATTACATAAAAATATTGAGATTCTGATCCCATTCTCAGTTCTTACTCTGCTCTATACGTCTCACTGGATGAACAATTTAAATATTTCCTTGTTCATCATTTACAATTTAAAAGGTGACACAAGTGACGTTGCTCTAGTATCCAGTATTTGCGCCATTTTAGAAATACCTTTGATGCTTATGCTAGGCGTACTAGCAGCTAAATACTCCAACCGTTTGCTTGTATTTTTAGGGGCATTAACAGGAGTTGTCTATTATATTCTTGTCCTTATGTCTACGGAGATGTGGCAGCTATTCGTGGGGCAACTTCTTCTAGCCTTCTTTGTTGCAGTGATTTCTGCCATTGGCATTAGCTACATGCAGGATTTGTTGCCCTCTCTTCCAGGGTACGCATCGACGCTATATTCCAATGCGACAACCATCGGAAGACTGGTGGGGAGCTTGATGGGCGGGTTAACCGCTCAATGGATGGGTTACCGAAACACCTATTGGGTATGTTTGGCCCTAATCATCTGCTCCCTGGGTCTCCTGGCAATTTCGAAGAAATTAGAGTTTGAAAAATCTGCTGCTTTAAAAGAAAGGAATCACAGTATATAG
- a CDS encoding macrolide family glycosyltransferase, with the protein MARVLVVITPAEGHVNPTLGLVKRLVDSGEKVDYVCTEEYRTRIQQTGAQMITYPFVDDAFSKDSDLKPAEYKHHYQFVYMMVKGMILPIIPEVLRVIENRTYDYLIYDSLMGWGGTIIAEKLGIPAVCSIASFAFVEPLGSGQGMNDNDPEVKKLYTATMQITHQLAKELQVEAPAIEKIAPHGGHLRIVYTSRYFQPQAEKLDHSFIFTGPSIVPRKDAPSFPFEQLRVLHPQAVYISMGTILNKDLEFYKLCFAAFRDLPVQFVLSSGNYTDMEPLAPCIPDNFIIKPYIPQLEILQHVDAFVTHAGMNSTSEALYYNVPQVMIPLTSDQPIVASRVQELGAGVVVDKNKLTPASLRAALLEVLSHPTYKEQAHVIGESLRQAGGYRHAADTIMSHFSTIEK; encoded by the coding sequence ATGGCACGTGTGTTAGTAGTGATCACGCCAGCTGAAGGTCATGTTAATCCGACATTAGGATTAGTAAAAAGGTTGGTAGACAGTGGGGAGAAAGTTGACTACGTGTGTACGGAAGAATATCGTACGAGAATTCAACAGACAGGAGCACAGATGATCACCTACCCTTTTGTGGATGATGCTTTTTCTAAAGACTCTGATTTAAAGCCAGCAGAATACAAACATCATTATCAATTTGTGTACATGATGGTAAAAGGTATGATTCTTCCGATTATTCCAGAGGTTTTGAGAGTTATTGAAAACAGAACCTATGATTATTTAATCTATGATTCTTTGATGGGCTGGGGAGGCACGATTATTGCTGAGAAGCTAGGAATCCCTGCTGTGTGCTCTATCGCTTCTTTTGCTTTCGTAGAGCCATTGGGATCGGGGCAAGGCATGAATGACAATGATCCGGAGGTAAAGAAGTTGTACACGGCTACGATGCAAATAACGCATCAACTAGCTAAGGAGCTTCAGGTTGAGGCTCCAGCTATAGAAAAGATTGCTCCTCATGGCGGACACTTAAGAATCGTTTATACAAGCCGCTATTTTCAACCGCAAGCTGAAAAACTGGATCACAGTTTTATTTTTACAGGTCCTTCTATTGTACCGCGTAAAGATGCTCCATCTTTCCCGTTCGAACAACTTCGTGTTCTGCATCCACAGGCGGTTTACATTTCGATGGGTACTATTTTGAATAAAGACTTGGAATTTTATAAGCTTTGTTTTGCAGCATTTCGTGATTTGCCTGTGCAGTTTGTGCTGTCTTCAGGCAATTATACAGACATGGAGCCATTGGCCCCATGTATCCCTGACAATTTTATAATCAAGCCTTATATTCCGCAATTGGAAATACTTCAGCATGTGGACGCTTTTGTTACACATGCGGGGATGAACAGTACAAGTGAAGCTTTATATTACAATGTACCGCAGGTCATGATTCCTTTAACATCGGATCAGCCGATCGTAGCCAGTCGGGTGCAGGAACTGGGAGCGGGTGTTGTTGTGGATAAAAATAAGCTTACACCCGCTAGTTTGAGAGCAGCCTTATTAGAGGTATTGAGTCATCCAACCTATAAAGAACAGGCTCATGTGATCGGCGAATCATTACGCCAGGCTGGTGGGTACAGACATGCGGCAGATACAATTATGAGTCATTTCTCCACCATAGAAAAATAA